TTCCTCCCTCTTCGGAGACGAGGGGAACAAGTGCCTCAATCCAACCATACCTCAACCGTGACGATCTTGTTCTTGCTGGCCACCACCTCCACACTTCTTCCATCCACCTCGGCTGGGGCTATGGGCTTTTCATTCAGCTTGACCAACTGCGCCTTGCGAACTGGCCGCCAGAAGGTAATTGTCCCTTTCACCTCCTCTTCCGTCGGATTGAATACTCTGACGATGAGTCCGTCGGTGCGCGATGACCTCTTCACCGCCGAGAGCACGAGCGTGGCCGGCTGGACATCAATGAAGCTGAGCGTCGGCGGCAAGGTACCAGTGCTACGCCCGCACTGCGCAAGGTGGAGCTTGAGGTTGAAGCGGTTAGCCTGTTCATACACGCCCGCCTGCTCCCAGGTGCCTGCGTAAGGATAGATCGCGTAGTCGAATACGAATGGCCGCAGGCATTGGCACATCACCTGCGTTTCGTCGGTGGCCACATTCTCCGGGTCAGCACCGATGATGGGGAAACGATAGGTGCGCACCAACGTGAGAGCGATGGTGCGCTGCTCGTCTTCGAACACCGCATACTCGGGCAATCCGATGTTGAGGATCGCCAACCCATGTCCCTCACCCTGCACGCCGCAGAACATGTATTGCGGATAGTAGGGGAGCATTGGCTCCTTCCAGGTGGAAGTATCCGGCAGGTGGATGTCCCGCTCCGTCACGTCAAAGTGCGTCTCTGAGTACGACTTTTGCGCGGTGCCGTAGCCCGAAGGGAACATAGCCAGCAGCTTGTGGTCGCGCACATGGTTGGTGAGCTCGGTTCGCACCTCAAGGCAAGGCGCCCCCTTCTTCAGAGTCACGTACGAGACAATCTCAAAGGGGACCCTTTCTGGATTGCGGCGGCTGCCATCGGCAAGCGCGTCTTTCGGCAGCATCATCGTCAGCTTTACGCGATATTGGGCCATGAGCGGGCCGTCCAGCACCTTGCCCACTTCGGCCTGGCCTCCGATACTGGTGATGACCTCATCAATGTCGGCCCTGCGCTGCGTGGCGTGGTCACCGACATCGGAAAAATCCTGGAAATAGTGAAGCCCCTGGTAGGTCATCCCAGTGGCCTTGCACAAGAGGTCAATCCGCCCATCGCCGGCAATTTCTGCGCGCAGATGCTCATTCTCCAACACGTTCGCGGCAGGCGACAAGCTGCCGTAGTTCAGCTTGCGCCCGGGTTGTGGCTTGATGACGAACGACCGGTACCCTACGCCAGGGACTTCGCTCAGCGCAATGGCGCAATGCACTCGCCGTGCCTTGTACGGGATGGGAAATTCGTACGGGTTTTTCACAATAGGGCCAAATGGATAGGAACGAACAAACTGTACCGGAAGCTGAGCGCCTGACTCATCCTCCACGGTGAACCACCTTGCGCCACTCTCCTCGGGGAGGTCAATTACTGCCGTCACTACTTCGGAACGTCGAAATTGGGTCGGATTGAATGCCACAAGGCAGATGGCGTCTTCGGGCAGCCGGGCGTTGTCAATCTTTGTGACGATGTGCGCCATTGCGCGCCTGGTCACGTTGTCAGCCAGATGCCGGACCTGACGATTGCGGTACTCCACGTCCTCGTGCACCAGGTCGACACTGCACCCCGCAATGCTGTCGTGGGACTGGTTGGCCAGGTGATACTTCCAGGCCAGGCGCAGCATGCCTTCCGGATACTCCATGCCCAAGAGGGTAGCGATGGCTGCCCACGTATCCGCGTTCTTCTGCAACTTGAGCTCGCAGGCCCGATTCTGCTGCTTCAGGTACATCCTGGCGCAGAGCATTCCTGGAAAGAGGTTCTGCCAGAGCCCGTCCACCATCGTGTAGCGAAACTCACCGCGCATCACCTTGAGGTCTTTGGCCCGCGCCTTGACTGCCTGCACATAGTCGTAGAACGAGCTGTGGATGTAAGTGTCGCCTGTGTTGAGTTTGTTCGCCTCAGCGATGATCTCGGGCGTGCGCGGGTAGGGGTTGACCTGATCCATGCCGTCCAAGTACAGAAGCTGGTCGCAGGTTGCGCCCTTGACGGCGTGACTCTTTATCTCCTCCAGCGCCCTTGGCAAATTCTCCAGGTAGAGCTTATCCAGATGCCTTCCTTCCAGGAGCCAGTAGTCAAAGCCGCACAGCTCCTCATCGCAGGGATGAAAAGGCAGTTGTCCCTCGCGCCAGTGATAATCCCATTCGAATGGCCATTTGTTCAAGGCCACTGGACGGTACACATGGACATACCAGTTGGCCCGCCCATACGGGTTCACCGAACGCATGCCCATGATCCTGCTTCCGTCCGGCGCCTCCCAGATGAACTCGTGCTTTGTGATGCGGTCGTTGTTTCCCCGGTAGAAAAACATGTGGTCGAGCTCGAACCCTAAGTAGATTTGTGGCATTTGCGACGATTGGCCAAAGGAGAACGGGCTGTAGCCGGACCACTTCTGCCCTTTCCACTCCTCAGTGATGAGGGTACCCATGAGCAGGTTGCGCACAATGGACTCGCCGCTGATTTCGGGCGTGTCTGGGAGCGTGTACCATGGGCCGATCTGGATGCGTCCTTCAGCGACCAAGCGTCGCAGCACCGGCTCATTCTCTGGCTTGATAGCCAAATAGTCTTCCAGCGGTATGGTCTGGGAATCTAACAAGAAGTACTTGTAGTCGGGATTTGTTTCCAGCAGCTTGATGAGTGCGTCGAACATGTCCACAAGGAGCATGCGAAACTCCTGGAAGGGATAGCGCCATTCGCGGTCCCAATGGGTGTGGGATACGACGTGGATGGTGTACGGGCCATGCGCGTCTTGCATAGACTTCTCCTCGATGTGCTTCCCGAAATGTTGACGGCTAATCTACCAAATCTGTGGGGAATTGTCAAGCAATTCTTGATTGGCAGAATGTCCACGGAGCTTGATCTATTGGGGGGACACCTCCTGTCCCGCTTTGGCCTGCGGGAATGCCCTTCGCCTCTCGTCACAGGCCGGACAGGTACCAGGAGCGCAGAGGAGCAGCTGCGGGTGTTCTCGGAAAAAGCGCAGTCCCTCACTGAGGAGCAAATTCAACTCGAGGAGGTAGGCCCAGAACGTGCCTCGGCGCACACGCCTCACTTTCTTGCGGCTCAGGAGGTGGCTTTCAAACGCCACAAAATTCTTGGAGCACCCTGGCACTTCGCGAAGGGGCTGTTCTCCTGCGATCGATACGCCCACGGGCAGAATGCCCATGTGACTCCATGGGAAATGCCCGACCCAGGGCACGGGCGCTTTGACCTCAAGATAGTGGCAGAAGCTCAAAGCCGAAAAGTCCACGGCAAACAAGAGTGCGTAGGCGTGCGCCTGCTGTGCCAGCCAGTCCAGCACGCTTCCTTCTCCGAGTGGACTCTCGGGAGCGTTGTCCTGCCCAACGCTCCGGGCCGCTTCGCCCCAGAGCGAAAAGGAATGGGTCGCAGAGCAAGTCCTAACAACCTGGGGCATGTTGCGGAAGACTTCCGAGAGGGCCCCCACCTTGCTGGGCGTAGATGCCGGATCGAACACTTCGAGGGGGCCATGCGGGCGCTTGAAGCAGTAGGTGAAGGCCGGCATCACTATCGATCCGGACAGGCCCACACGTCGCTGCAACTCCTCGATGAACCCCTGCGCGCTCACGCCAGGAAAGGCAGAGCGCAGTCGGCGCAGCGAGGCGTGCACCATCACATGCTGACCAGGACGCAGCCCGAGCTTGCGAAGGAACTCCGCGAAGAGTGCGTTTCTTTGTTTCATGGATTGGGATCCCTCCTTGCGACCGGCAGCGCTTCTTTCTCCCCGTAACGAGCAATCCAGTGCTCCTCACTTGGTTGCTCACAGTTCAGCTTGGCGAAGTCGCACTTCTTCGGGGAGACCAACAGAGGAGGGTCAAGTCATCCGCCTGGCGCCAAGGCGTCCGCAAGAAAGAGGGGCGTCAGACCTTCCAGAAAAGCTTGCGCCGATACATCCAGTAGAGCACCAACCACCAGAACAGGAGGTAGGCACAGGTATAGGCCCAGGAGCCCGCGGTCACCCCCAGATGGCAATCCAGCCACCTCCAGAGCGCCTCGCGCAGCGAGAGAGTGCTGCTGCCAACTTCAACCTGCCACTCCTGCAAAGTGTGTACACGCACCATTATGGATACGAAGTAGACCGTGATAGCGTTCATCCCGAACACCACGAAGGGGAAAGCCCAGCGCCTGTAGCCTCTCCCTTCGATCAGCCAGTGGAACAGCGCCAAAAGGAGCGTGGCGATTCCTCCGGCAAAGAGGACAAACGAGGCAGTCCAGAGCGCTTTGATGAGTGGAAGGTAGATGCTCCACACGAGGCCCAAACCAAGACTCGCCGCGCCTATGAGCACGAGGGCGCGCACGCGACTCGCCACGCCCCCGGTACCTCTGCGCACGAGGTCGCCGACGAGGCTTCCACCGCACACCAGCGCGCCTGTGGGGACGATGGAAGTCGCGCCGGCCAAGTGCCAGCGCGCCAGGTACCTCTGGTTCAAGTAGGCAATGATGTTCTGGTCAGGCACAAGAGTGCCACCGGTATAGCCCGCAAACGGAACAAAGGACAGAAGCACCCAGTGGGCAACGAGCAGCAACACCATCAAGGTTGCGCGCAGCCGCGGCGAAAGAGGATATGCCAGCGCTCCCACCAGGTAGGCAAGACCGATGAGCTGCAGCACATCAAGGCCAACTACCACTCGCCTGGCAATGCTGGAAACGAGCACTATGCCCAGGAGCACCAGCACCACCGCACGCCGCAGCGCCTTTACCACGTAGGCGCCGCGCGTCCCGTCCCTTGCTTTGCAGGCCGCGTAGGAAAACGGAATGGCCACGCCTACGCAAAAAAGAAACCACGGAAAGATCAGGTCACAGAAGGTGACCCCCTTTCCCCAGGCTGCATGGCGAAACCACGAGGGGTATGCCTGCTCGTGGACCGTGTTGTTGACCAGCAACATCGCGGCAATAGTGAACCCACGCAGGGCATCTAAGGAAGAGAGTCGCTGGCCTGGGGGGCTGTACCGAGGCTGGCTCATTGACGAAAAGTTCTCAGAAAACAATCTGCAAACCCAACGTGCAGAAGACACTCTGCAGACCGCTTACATTTTCCAGACGGAGCGCGAGCGCAGGCCAGAGTTCACCCACGATGAGACGATATCCCGTTTCCACAACCAAGCAAAAACGCCGGGCCACGCCTATTCGTGCCCCAAGACTACCCTCGAAGGCCCAGCTCCATTCCTCCTGCTCGCGAGCGGGCACCGATACTTCCACCAGCTGGTAAGCCCCACGTCTGCTCCGCCAACGATGAAGGCCAACGCCGCCTCCGACGAAGGGGTGTACACTATGCCATGAGGTGATGATATGGCTTCCCCGCACGGTCGCGCTCATCGACGTGAAATGAAGCTCGAGGTCGCGGTAGTAAAGGCGCGATGTGTTCTCCTGCGCGAACTCCAGAAACTCAACCCCCACTCGCCAGGACCAACCCCTGCTTTGCCATTTGCCTGCCTCAAGTCCCACCAGCCTGGGGCTCGGCGCAAACCAATTTTGCAGGCTACCAACGGGTGCCACCGTGCCCCAGTGCACCTGTGCGTACCACTGACCTGATTCTTCGACAGCCGCCGAGGCGTGCACTCCCACCAAGACGGCCGCCATTCCCCACAGGATGACCGTATGCCTACGCACCCTTGTGGTGCCGATCACCACCGCCTGGTCTCCTTCAGTACACAAATACCAATGCGCAGGTTAGTTGCGCCATGCTCGTGGCAGGAAAACGCTCGTAGTCGCTCCCCCCTGTCGGCAACACCGTACCGTACCTTCCGCTCAGGCGAAAGTGCAAGAAGCGCTGCGCCACGACCTCGACCCCCATCTCAAGAGTGGCCACATACACTGCGCCCTTGCGCACCTCCGCATGGTTGTAATAGTCGTAGACGAAGACATGGTTGAGCTCCGGGAATTCCTTCTCCCAGACCTCGTGCAGGCGCAGCGCACGCTCATAGAACCAAGGCCCTGCGCCCGTTGCCAGGTAGAAACTGGCAACGCCGCCCTCGGGCCAGCGCAGCGTAATGCACGGCACCACCTGTGTCACATACAGATGCTGATCGGGCGTCAAAGTAGCCCGGTAGGACGCGTCCCTGGATTGCAGGTCACGCACGTAGTTGCCGTAGAACCTCTGCCAGAACGCCCAGTTCCACTGCTCCACCGCTCTGTCTTGCTCGATCGTAAGGTCGCAATAGCCCGCCGTTATCCCCACAGCCACGAGCCGTGACAGCCGCAGCGAGGCGGTGCCTCCTGCTGCCCAGCCGGTCGCCTGACGCACGTGTTGGTCTTGTTTCAGTCCAAGCCCGTGAACATAGGAGGACCAGGCCGAAAGTGACTCTAGACGAACCGTCTGACCAGAGGCCCCAGGACAGCTCGCACCCAGCACCAGGGCAAGAAACCAGACGAGGTGGAGGCGGAAATTCCACTTCATCGCGACAGCTCCTCATCAAAACTCGGCAGAAAAGCTCATGCGCAACACCGACTGTAGGCGGCCGTAGTCGGTATGCGCAAGGTCAAACGCAACCAGCCCGCGACCAGTGCGCTTCTTGAAGCCGCACCCTAAGGTGAGGCCATCCTCATCGTAGTAGAACTTGTAACCCAGGCGGAGGGCCACCACATTTGCCAACCAGCATTCTGCGCCCACGTGGAGCCGTTCGTTGTAGTCGCTGGGATGCAACGCATCGGCGGCTAAAGTCAGACGGTATGGGCTGCTCAGCGCGCCCAGGAGCTCCATCGCGGCACCCAGCCGAAAAACCATAGGCATCTTGAACGAGTCGCCAATGTAGCGGCTGTCCACCCCAAAGTTCTGCACATACCCGCCAAGGCGAAAGGAACGGAACCCGGTGGTGTAGACCATGCCCAGGTCGACGAGCATGTTGTCTGAGGTGTAGGCTGCGATGCGCTCCCGGACGTAGCGAAGGGTGAGACCGTAGGCAAACCAGGCAGTCGCCTGCTGGGCAAAGGAGAGTCCTATTGCCAAGGCATCTGCCGTGTAAGTGCCGCGAACGATGTAGGCGCCACCAGGATTGTCAACGTCCGCGTTGACCGTTTCCACCATCTCACCCAAGTCCAGCCGGTTGATGCTGAGGCCGCAGGCCCCCATGCGCCGTGGAAGCCGCAGGGCAATGGAAAAGGCCTGGTGGCTTGTCTCGGCAAGATATGAGGCGTAGGAGACGCACAATGCGTGCGCGCCCGCAAGGTGAGCAAGCAGCGCAGGGTTAACAAACA
This sequence is a window from Calditrichota bacterium. Protein-coding genes within it:
- a CDS encoding AAC(3) family N-acetyltransferase; its protein translation is MKQRNALFAEFLRKLGLRPGQHVMVHASLRRLRSAFPGVSAQGFIEELQRRVGLSGSIVMPAFTYCFKRPHGPLEVFDPASTPSKVGALSEVFRNMPQVVRTCSATHSFSLWGEAARSVGQDNAPESPLGEGSVLDWLAQQAHAYALLFAVDFSALSFCHYLEVKAPVPWVGHFPWSHMGILPVGVSIAGEQPLREVPGCSKNFVAFESHLLSRKKVRRVRRGTFWAYLLELNLLLSEGLRFFREHPQLLLCAPGTCPACDERRRAFPQAKAGQEVSPQ
- a CDS encoding DUF5009 domain-containing protein, coding for MSQPRYSPPGQRLSSLDALRGFTIAAMLLVNNTVHEQAYPSWFRHAAWGKGVTFCDLIFPWFLFCVGVAIPFSYAACKARDGTRGAYVVKALRRAVVLVLLGIVLVSSIARRVVVGLDVLQLIGLAYLVGALAYPLSPRLRATLMVLLLVAHWVLLSFVPFAGYTGGTLVPDQNIIAYLNQRYLARWHLAGATSIVPTGALVCGGSLVGDLVRRGTGGVASRVRALVLIGAASLGLGLVWSIYLPLIKALWTASFVLFAGGIATLLLALFHWLIEGRGYRRWAFPFVVFGMNAITVYFVSIMVRVHTLQEWQVEVGSSTLSLREALWRWLDCHLGVTAGSWAYTCAYLLFWWLVLYWMYRRKLFWKV
- a CDS encoding PorV/PorQ family protein — protein: MARAVSPLVLALLLVTSMANPGRAQFRKVGTAGYTFLEVPVSARVAAMGEVGVALLDAGPEALFVNPALLAHLAGAHALCVSYASYLAETSHQAFSIALRLPRRMGACGLSINRLDLGEMVETVNADVDNPGGAYIVRGTYTADALAIGLSFAQQATAWFAYGLTLRYVRERIAAYTSDNMLVDLGMVYTTGFRSFRLGGYVQNFGVDSRYIGDSFKMPMVFRLGAAMELLGALSSPYRLTLAADALHPSDYNERLHVGAECWLANVVALRLGYKFYYDEDGLTLGCGFKKRTGRGLVAFDLAHTDYGRLQSVLRMSFSAEF